From Camelina sativa cultivar DH55 chromosome 7, Cs, whole genome shotgun sequence, one genomic window encodes:
- the LOC109125366 gene encoding probable serine/threonine-protein kinase dyrk2: MDVCIKIIKNNKDFFDQSLDEIKLLKYVNKHDPADKYHLLRLYDYFYYREHLLIVCELLKANLYEFHKFNRESGGEVYFTMPRLQSITIQCLESLQFLHGLGLIHCDLKPENILVKSYSRCEIKVIDLGSSCFETDHLCSYVQSRSYRAPEVILGLPYDKKIDVWSLGCILAELCTGNVLFQNDSPIKSFMWKVVSGGIPVADKMVARGLKVDTRCQRCGNEGESSNHVLFSCTVARQIWALFNFPCPENGFDSQSLYQNMYYLLLVSKNPKVQVETRKAFPWILWQIWKNRNLFCIEGKSFSLPVTISKIRENVQEWIHAQALNEVTAEKMCKNGFMLKL, encoded by the exons ATGGACGTCTGTATAAAGATTATAAAGAACAACAAAGACTTCTTTGACCAGAGTCTTGACGAGATAAAACTTTTGAAGTATGTCAACAAGCATGATCCTGCTGACAAATACCATCTTCTACGGTTGTATGATTACTTTTACTACCGG GAGCATTTGCTAATTGTATGTGAACTTCTTAAGGCTAATCTATACGAATTCCACAAATTCAACAGAGAATCAGGTGGTGAAGTTTACTTCACAATGCCAAGATTGCAG TCAATCACTATCCAGTGTCTCGAATCACTTCAGTTTTTACATGGCCTTGGACTTATACACTGTGATTTGAAGCCTGAGAACATATTGGTGAAAAGCTATAGCAGATGTGAAATAAAAGTCATTGACCTTGGAAGTAGCTGTTTCGAGACAGATCACCTATGCTCATATGTCCAGTCAAGGTCATATAGAGCACCAGAAGTCATTTTGGGACTTCCTTACGATAAAAAGATAGATGTATGGTCTCTTGGGTGCATTTTGGCTGAACTATGTACAGGCAAC GTTCTTTTCCAAAATGATTCTCCA ATTAAATCGTTTATGTGGAAAGTTGTGTCTGGTGGAATTCCAGTTGCTGACAAAATGGTAGCcagaggtttgaaagtggacaCACGATGCCAAAGATGTGGCAATGAAGGAGAATCCTCAAATCATGTCCTCTTCTCGTGTACGGTAGCAAGACAAATTTGGGCTCTATTCAATTTCCCTTGCCCTGAAAATGGGTTTGATTCTCAGTCACTATACCAGAACATGTATTACCTGCTATTGGTTAGCAAAAATCCAAAAGTACAGGTAGAAACCCGGAAAGCCTTCCCTTGGATTCTCTGGCAAATTTGGAAAAACAGGAATCTTTTTTGTATTGAAGGGAAAAGCTTCAGTCTTCCTGTCACGATCAGcaaaattagagaaaatgtGCAAGAATGGATTCATGCTCAAGCTTTGAATGAAGTTACGGCAGAGAAAATGTGCAAGAATGGATTCATGCTCAAGCTCTGA